A DNA window from Streptomyces asoensis contains the following coding sequences:
- a CDS encoding TIGR00730 family Rossman fold protein, whose translation MATGNPEGKKQPPDEQRLGPVLRRRDQVQASTTDQRLLDERAPSDWVHTDPWRVLRIQSEFIEGFGALAELPPAISVFGSARTPVGSPEYEAGVRLGSALVEAGWAVITGGGPGAMEAANKGASEAGGTSVGLGIELPFEQGLNPYVDIGLNFRYFFVRKMMFVKYAQGFVVLPGGLGTLDELFEALTLVQTQKVTRFPIVLFGTEYWGGLIDWLTNTLIAQGKASEKDLLLFHVTDDVEEAVALVSKEAGR comes from the coding sequence ATGGCCACAGGGAACCCCGAGGGCAAGAAGCAGCCACCGGACGAACAGCGCCTGGGACCCGTCCTCCGCAGGCGCGACCAGGTGCAGGCGAGCACCACGGACCAGCGGCTGCTCGACGAGCGCGCCCCCTCCGACTGGGTCCACACGGACCCCTGGCGGGTCCTGCGCATCCAGTCGGAGTTCATCGAAGGCTTCGGCGCCCTCGCCGAACTCCCCCCGGCCATCAGCGTGTTCGGCTCCGCCCGCACCCCGGTCGGCTCCCCGGAGTACGAGGCGGGAGTCCGGCTCGGCAGCGCCCTCGTCGAGGCCGGATGGGCCGTCATCACGGGCGGCGGGCCAGGCGCGATGGAGGCGGCCAACAAGGGGGCGAGCGAGGCGGGCGGCACCTCGGTGGGGCTCGGCATCGAGCTCCCCTTCGAGCAGGGCCTCAACCCGTACGTCGACATCGGCCTGAACTTCCGCTACTTCTTCGTGCGGAAGATGATGTTCGTGAAGTACGCGCAGGGTTTCGTGGTCCTGCCCGGCGGGCTCGGCACGCTGGACGAACTCTTCGAGGCCCTCACCCTCGTCCAGACCCAGAAGGTCACCCGCTTCCCGATCGTCCTCTTCGGCACGGAGTACTGGGGCGGACTGATCGACTGGCTGACGAACACCCTGATCGCCCAGGGCAAGGCGTCCGAGAAGGACCTCCTCCTCTTCCACGTCACGGACGACGTGGAGGAGGCGGTGGCCCTGGTGTCGAAGGAGGCGGGCCGGTAG
- the dapE gene encoding succinyl-diaminopimelate desuccinylase, with protein MADTALDLTLDAAVLTARLVDFRSESGTEKPLADAIETALRSLPHLTVDRYGNNVVARTDLGRAERVVLAGHIDTVPIAGNVPSRLDEDGVLWGCGTCDMKSGVAVQLRIAATVPAPNRDLTFVFYDNEEVAADLNGLKHVAEQRPEWLAGDFAVLLEPSDGQVEGGCQGTLRVLLRTKGERAHSARGWMGSNAVHAAAPILARLAAYEPRHPVIDGLEYREGLNAVGITGGVAGNVIPDECVVTVNFRYAPDRSEEEAVEHVREVFADCGVAEFVVDDHSPAALPGLSHPAAAAFVEAVGGTPMPKYGWTDVSRFSALGVPAVNYGPGNPHLAHKVDERVETAKILAGEERLRAWLTA; from the coding sequence ATGGCCGACACCGCACTTGACCTCACGCTGGACGCCGCCGTACTCACCGCGCGGCTCGTCGACTTCCGTTCGGAGAGCGGCACCGAGAAGCCGCTCGCCGACGCGATCGAGACCGCCCTGCGCTCGCTGCCGCACCTCACGGTGGACCGCTACGGCAACAACGTGGTCGCGCGCACCGACCTGGGCCGCGCGGAGCGCGTGGTCCTCGCCGGTCACATCGACACGGTCCCGATCGCCGGCAACGTCCCCTCGCGACTCGACGAGGACGGCGTCCTGTGGGGCTGCGGCACCTGCGACATGAAGTCCGGGGTCGCGGTCCAGCTGCGCATCGCGGCGACCGTCCCGGCCCCCAACCGCGACCTGACCTTCGTCTTCTACGACAACGAGGAGGTCGCCGCCGACCTCAACGGCCTCAAGCACGTGGCCGAGCAGCGCCCCGAGTGGCTGGCGGGCGACTTCGCGGTGCTGCTGGAGCCCTCCGACGGCCAGGTGGAGGGCGGCTGCCAGGGCACCCTGCGGGTGCTGCTGAGGACGAAGGGCGAGCGGGCCCACTCGGCGCGCGGCTGGATGGGCTCCAACGCCGTCCACGCGGCGGCCCCGATCCTGGCCCGGCTGGCCGCCTACGAGCCGCGCCACCCGGTCATCGACGGCCTGGAGTACCGCGAGGGGCTCAACGCGGTCGGCATCACCGGCGGCGTGGCCGGCAACGTCATTCCCGACGAGTGCGTCGTCACCGTCAACTTCCGCTACGCGCCGGACCGCAGCGAGGAGGAGGCCGTCGAGCACGTCCGCGAGGTCTTCGCGGACTGCGGGGTCGCCGAGTTCGTCGTCGACGACCACAGCCCCGCCGCGCTCCCCGGTCTCTCCCACCCGGCGGCGGCGGCCTTCGTCGAGGCGGTCGGCGGCACCCCGATGCCCAAGTACGGCTGGACGGACGTCAGTCGCTTCTCCGCGCTCGGTGTGCCCGCGGTCAACTACGGCCCCGGCAACCCGCACTTGGCGCACAAGGTGGACGAACGGGTGGAAACGGCCAAGATCCTGGCGGGCGAGGAGCGGCTGAGGGCCTGGCTCACCGCCTGA
- a CDS encoding heavy metal transporter: protein MPKPSPSPKRRGRLLRLGASCVVLSAVAGYVVVQYVTGGTADPGCKVVAGDAAGTTYEFTPEQAVNAATIAAVGTDRAMPERAVAIALATALQESGLRNLAHGDRDSLGLFQQRPSQGWGTEQQVTDPAYAANIFYEHLAKVRGYTELPLTVAAQRVQRSGYPEAYAKHEPDATVLAAALTGTSPGTLTCTGRSDATSKATGPDGVRAALVRDFGREALQQAGAEVSADASATPSSAASSGGTGTDAGTPAAESSGRTVTVPVTADTSADGRSAGERGWQLAHWAVANASALRIERVSYAGREWIAGNTDSKWRATDSTGAEAAGAGGAGGGTGSVRIVTAQ from the coding sequence GTGCCGAAGCCGTCCCCCTCCCCCAAGCGCCGCGGCCGCCTCCTTCGTCTCGGGGCGTCCTGCGTGGTCCTGTCCGCCGTCGCGGGTTATGTCGTGGTGCAGTACGTCACCGGCGGCACCGCGGACCCGGGCTGCAAAGTCGTCGCGGGCGACGCGGCCGGGACGACGTACGAGTTCACGCCGGAGCAGGCGGTGAACGCCGCCACGATCGCCGCCGTCGGCACCGACCGGGCGATGCCGGAGCGGGCCGTGGCGATCGCGCTCGCGACCGCGCTCCAGGAGTCGGGGCTGCGCAACCTCGCCCACGGCGACCGGGATTCGCTCGGACTGTTCCAGCAGCGCCCCTCCCAGGGCTGGGGCACCGAGCAGCAGGTCACGGACCCGGCGTACGCGGCGAACATCTTCTACGAGCACCTCGCGAAGGTCCGCGGCTACACCGAGCTCCCGCTCACCGTCGCGGCGCAGCGCGTGCAGCGCAGCGGCTATCCGGAGGCGTACGCCAAGCACGAGCCGGACGCCACGGTGCTGGCCGCCGCGCTGACCGGCACGTCGCCGGGCACGCTGACCTGTACCGGCCGCTCGGACGCCACGTCGAAGGCGACGGGCCCGGACGGGGTGCGGGCGGCGCTGGTGCGCGACTTCGGGCGGGAGGCGCTCCAGCAGGCGGGCGCGGAGGTGTCGGCGGACGCGTCGGCCACGCCCTCGTCCGCCGCGTCCTCGGGCGGTACCGGGACGGACGCGGGGACGCCGGCCGCCGAGAGCTCCGGGCGGACCGTGACCGTGCCGGTGACCGCGGACACCTCCGCCGACGGCCGCAGCGCCGGTGAGCGGGGCTGGCAGCTGGCGCACTGGGCGGTGGCCAACGCGTCGGCGCTGCGCATCGAGCGCGTGTCGTACGCGGGCCGGGAGTGGATCGCCGGGAACACCGACAGCAAGTGGCGGGCGACGGACTCGACGGGGGCGGAGGCCGCCGGTGCCGGCGGGGCGGGCGGCGGGACCGGCAGCGTACGGATCGTCACCGCGCAGTAG
- a CDS encoding ATP-binding protein codes for MSLPLTRRIARAALLVAAGAAAGVGAAGSAGAAPALPATPNLGGLTALDAAGVGNTVEGATQHVTGLAGEAGGQAVKQAVPAAGKNGGKAVKKAAPVAQKTAGEAAGSAGNLLGETASTATKGGLPTDSLTKGGLPGAETLPVKSLPLG; via the coding sequence ATGTCCCTCCCCCTGACCCGCCGGATCGCCCGCGCCGCGCTGCTCGTCGCCGCAGGAGCGGCCGCCGGGGTCGGTGCGGCCGGCTCCGCCGGTGCGGCTCCCGCCCTGCCCGCCACGCCGAACCTCGGCGGGCTCACCGCCCTGGACGCGGCGGGCGTCGGCAACACCGTCGAGGGCGCGACGCAGCACGTCACCGGGCTCGCGGGCGAGGCCGGCGGCCAGGCCGTCAAGCAGGCGGTGCCGGCCGCGGGCAAGAACGGCGGCAAGGCCGTGAAGAAGGCGGCGCCGGTGGCGCAGAAGACGGCCGGCGAGGCGGCGGGCTCCGCCGGGAACCTCCTCGGGGAGACCGCGTCGACCGCCACCAAGGGCGGGCTGCCGACGGACTCCCTCACCAAGGGCGGGCTGCCCGGGGCCGAGACGCTGCCCGTGAAGAGCCTGCCGCTCGGCTGA
- a CDS encoding bifunctional succinyldiaminopimelate transaminase/glutamate-prephenate aminotransferase: MSAVSDRPPVTRHHPSGESPRDRLPVFPWDKLAPYKATAAAHRDGIVDLSVGTPVDPVPALIQKALIDAADSPGYPTVWGTPELRDAITGWVERRLGARGVTHRHVLPIVGSKELVAWLPTQLGLGPGDRVAYPRLAYPTYEVGARLARAGYEVYDDPTDLDPEGLKLLWLNSPSNPTGKVLAKDELTRIVAWAREHGVLVFSDECYLELGWEADPVSVLHPDVNGGSYEGIVSVHSLSKRSNLAGYRAAFLAGDPAVLAPLLEIRKHGGMMTPATTQAAAAAALGDDTHVREQRERYAARRTALREALLAHGFRIEHSEASLYLWATRDESCWSTVAHLAELGILVAPGDFYGEAGEKFVRVALTATDERVAAAVRRLTA; encoded by the coding sequence GTGTCCGCAGTCTCCGACCGCCCTCCCGTCACCCGCCACCACCCTTCCGGGGAGTCGCCGCGCGACCGCCTTCCGGTCTTCCCCTGGGACAAGCTGGCGCCGTACAAGGCGACGGCCGCCGCCCACCGGGACGGCATCGTCGACCTGTCCGTCGGCACCCCGGTCGACCCGGTCCCCGCGCTGATCCAGAAGGCCCTGATCGACGCGGCCGACTCGCCCGGCTACCCGACGGTCTGGGGCACGCCCGAGCTGCGCGACGCGATCACCGGCTGGGTGGAGCGGCGGCTCGGCGCCCGCGGCGTGACCCACCGGCACGTGCTGCCGATCGTCGGCTCCAAGGAACTGGTGGCCTGGCTGCCGACCCAGCTGGGTCTCGGCCCCGGCGACCGGGTCGCCTACCCGCGCCTGGCCTACCCGACCTACGAGGTCGGCGCGCGCCTGGCCCGCGCCGGGTACGAGGTCTACGACGACCCCACGGACCTGGACCCGGAGGGGCTGAAGCTGCTCTGGCTCAACTCGCCGTCCAACCCCACGGGCAAGGTGCTCGCCAAGGACGAGCTGACCCGGATCGTGGCCTGGGCCCGCGAACACGGCGTCCTGGTCTTCTCCGACGAGTGCTACCTGGAGCTCGGCTGGGAGGCCGACCCCGTCTCGGTGCTGCACCCGGACGTCAACGGCGGCTCCTACGAGGGCATCGTCTCGGTCCACTCGCTGTCCAAGCGGTCGAACCTGGCGGGATACCGGGCGGCCTTCCTGGCGGGCGACCCGGCCGTCCTGGCGCCGCTCCTGGAGATCCGCAAGCACGGCGGCATGATGACCCCGGCGACCACCCAGGCCGCGGCCGCGGCGGCGCTGGGTGACGACACGCACGTCCGGGAGCAGCGCGAGAGGTACGCGGCGCGCCGCACCGCGCTGCGCGAGGCGCTGCTCGCCCACGGCTTCCGCATCGAACACAGCGAGGCCAGCCTCTACCTCTGGGCGACCCGGGACGAGTCCTGCTGGAGCACCGTCGCCCACCTCGCCGAGCTGGGCATCCTGGTGGCCCCCGGCGACTTCTACGGCGAGGCCGGCGAGAAGTTCGTCCGCGTGGCCCTGACCGCCACGGACGAGCGCGTCGCGGCCGCGGTCCGCAGGCTCACCGCCTGA
- the fdxA gene encoding ferredoxin — MTYVIAQPCVDVKDKACIEECPVDCIYEGQRSLYIHPDECVDCGACEPVCPVEAIFYEDDTPEEWKDYYKANVEFFDELGSPGGASKLGLIERDHPFVAALPPQNQ; from the coding sequence GTGACCTACGTCATCGCGCAGCCTTGTGTCGACGTCAAGGACAAGGCGTGCATCGAGGAGTGCCCGGTCGACTGCATCTACGAGGGCCAGCGGTCCTTGTACATCCACCCGGACGAATGCGTCGACTGCGGAGCCTGTGAGCCGGTCTGCCCGGTCGAGGCGATCTTCTACGAGGACGACACTCCGGAGGAGTGGAAGGACTACTACAAGGCGAACGTCGAGTTCTTCGACGAGCTCGGCTCGCCCGGCGGCGCGAGCAAGCTCGGTCTGATCGAGCGCGACCACCCCTTCGTCGCCGCGCTGCCGCCGCAGAACCAGTAA
- a CDS encoding GNAT family N-acetyltransferase has product MEFSAAGRLEVRVTAADVGKRVSVRSLIDGGAPGGKFTDTVGVLTSWDDDVLVITRRDGERVRVDAPSLVAGKVVPAAPARRRGPAAGYEELARAAARAWRPLETARLGGWELRAAAGFTRRANSVLPLGTPDMPLDRALDAVRRWYGERGLPAYVQTATGAQGTQEALCAELERRGWVREVTAGLWVGALAPLADRAGTEGVVLSREADEGWLARYGRKGASEVALKVLGGAPDAEGAGDGDGPSVWFAAVPGTAGEAPAAIGRCVVDGRWAGFAAVEVDPARRRQGLATVVMAALARRALAEGASAAWLQVEEDNAGARALYTGLGFTEHHVYHHYREPASGSSS; this is encoded by the coding sequence GTGGAATTCTCGGCCGCCGGACGTCTCGAGGTCCGTGTCACCGCTGCTGACGTGGGCAAACGTGTCTCCGTCCGAAGCTTGATCGACGGTGGAGCACCCGGGGGGAAATTCACCGACACGGTAGGTGTTCTCACATCATGGGACGATGATGTGCTCGTGATCACACGAAGGGACGGGGAGCGCGTCCGTGTGGACGCGCCCTCGTTGGTCGCCGGAAAGGTCGTCCCCGCCGCCCCCGCCCGCCGCAGGGGCCCCGCGGCCGGGTACGAGGAGCTGGCGCGGGCCGCCGCGCGCGCCTGGCGGCCCCTGGAGACGGCGCGGCTCGGCGGATGGGAGCTGCGGGCCGCCGCGGGGTTCACCCGCCGTGCCAACTCGGTACTGCCGCTCGGCACCCCGGACATGCCGCTCGACAGGGCCCTGGACGCCGTGCGGCGGTGGTACGGCGAGCGCGGGCTGCCCGCCTACGTCCAGACGGCGACGGGGGCGCAGGGCACCCAGGAGGCGCTGTGCGCGGAGCTGGAGCGGCGCGGGTGGGTGCGTGAGGTGACCGCCGGGCTCTGGGTCGGGGCTCTGGCGCCGCTGGCCGACCGGGCGGGGACCGAGGGCGTGGTGCTGTCCCGGGAGGCCGACGAGGGGTGGCTCGCCCGGTACGGACGCAAGGGGGCGAGCGAAGTGGCCCTGAAGGTGCTGGGAGGAGCCCCGGATGCCGAAGGAGCGGGCGACGGGGACGGTCCCTCGGTGTGGTTCGCGGCCGTACCGGGGACGGCCGGCGAGGCTCCCGCCGCGATCGGCCGGTGTGTCGTGGACGGACGGTGGGCCGGGTTCGCGGCGGTCGAGGTCGATCCGGCGCGGCGGCGGCAGGGGCTGGCCACCGTAGTGATGGCCGCGCTCGCCCGGCGGGCCCTGGCAGAGGGCGCCTCGGCCGCCTGGCTCCAGGTGGAGGAGGACAACGCGGGGGCGCGGGCGCTCTACACCGGCCTCGGCTTCACGGAACACCACGTGTACCACCACTACCGGGAACCGGCGTCGGGGAGCTCCTCGTGA
- a CDS encoding transglutaminase-like domain-containing protein produces the protein MSGFGAREARERFAEEARAERPDLALLCLLIGAGPDPELDEAALDAAQIELDGLAGQLPYRPGGPRAWARALRELLGERYGFRGAAADYERLESSLLHRVLVRRRGLPILLSVVWVEVARRAGAPVYGVALPGHFVVGLGPPDGDEQVLVDPFDGGRILSRDDADSLVSGATGSRLEPSMLEPAEPLEVVTRILNNIRSWAAARPERSDVALWAVELGLAVPSHPALLRYEKGQLLVRRGDFLGGAAELEEYAGLVEVVDEGAAERVRKEAFAARALLN, from the coding sequence GTGAGCGGCTTCGGGGCGCGGGAGGCCCGGGAGCGGTTCGCCGAGGAGGCCCGGGCCGAACGGCCCGACCTGGCGCTGCTGTGCCTGCTGATCGGCGCGGGGCCGGACCCGGAGCTGGACGAGGCCGCGCTGGACGCAGCCCAGATCGAGCTGGACGGGCTGGCGGGGCAGCTGCCGTACCGGCCGGGCGGGCCGCGGGCGTGGGCGCGGGCGCTGCGGGAGCTGCTCGGCGAGCGGTACGGCTTCCGGGGCGCGGCCGCCGACTACGAGCGGCTGGAGTCGTCGCTGCTGCACCGGGTGCTGGTCCGGCGCAGGGGCCTGCCGATCCTGCTGTCGGTGGTGTGGGTGGAGGTGGCGCGGCGGGCGGGGGCGCCGGTGTACGGGGTCGCATTGCCTGGGCACTTCGTGGTGGGCCTCGGGCCGCCGGACGGGGACGAACAGGTGCTCGTCGATCCCTTCGACGGGGGCCGGATCCTGTCGCGGGACGACGCCGACTCGCTGGTCTCCGGCGCGACCGGGTCGCGGCTCGAACCGTCGATGCTGGAGCCGGCCGAGCCGCTGGAGGTGGTGACGCGGATCCTGAACAACATCCGCTCGTGGGCCGCGGCCCGCCCGGAGCGGTCGGACGTGGCGCTGTGGGCCGTGGAGCTGGGGCTCGCGGTGCCCTCCCACCCGGCCCTGCTGCGGTACGAGAAGGGGCAGTTGCTGGTCCGGCGCGGGGACTTCCTGGGCGGCGCGGCCGAACTGGAGGAGTACGCCGGGCTGGTGGAGGTGGTGGACGAGGGCGCCGCCGAGCGGGTGCGCAAGGAGGCGTTCGCCGCGCGGGCCCTGCTGAACTGA
- a CDS encoding response regulator transcription factor: MSGGTIKVLLAEDQSMVREALAALLGLEDDIEVVAQVARGDEVLAAARAHDVDVALLDIEMPGATGIEAAAQLHKELPALKLVVLTTFGRPGYLRSAMEAGADAFLVKDAPAAQLAAAVRKVLAGERVIDPTLAAAALAGGANPLTDREREVLRAAADGSTNAELATALHLSQGTVRNYLSTAIQKLAVRNRAEAVRTAREKGWL, encoded by the coding sequence ATGAGTGGTGGCACGATCAAGGTCCTGCTGGCCGAGGACCAGTCGATGGTCCGCGAGGCCCTGGCAGCCCTGCTCGGGCTCGAGGACGACATCGAGGTGGTCGCCCAGGTGGCGCGCGGCGACGAGGTCCTCGCGGCCGCCCGCGCCCACGACGTCGACGTGGCCCTCCTCGACATCGAGATGCCGGGCGCGACGGGCATCGAGGCCGCGGCGCAACTCCACAAGGAGCTGCCCGCGTTGAAGCTGGTGGTCCTGACGACCTTCGGCCGCCCCGGCTATCTGCGCAGCGCCATGGAGGCCGGCGCCGACGCCTTCCTCGTCAAGGACGCGCCCGCGGCCCAGCTCGCGGCGGCCGTCCGCAAGGTCCTGGCCGGTGAGCGGGTCATCGACCCCACCCTCGCCGCCGCCGCCCTGGCGGGGGGCGCCAACCCCCTCACCGACCGCGAGCGGGAGGTGCTGCGCGCCGCGGCCGACGGGTCGACCAACGCCGAACTGGCCACGGCCCTGCACCTGTCCCAGGGCACGGTCCGCAACTACCTCTCGACGGCGATACAGAAGCTGGCCGTACGCAACCGCGCGGAGGCGGTCCGCACCGCGAGGGAGAAGGGCTGGCTGTAG
- a CDS encoding sensor histidine kinase, with protein sequence MTDDPLRENPARRFSPIALGETARTPRELWRRKLLWIGVWLVFLSSPVHDLLSGHHTTGGTVAGWLGLAVFVALYLSLLFRNMGAAPFADATVTALIGSMAVLATVLGLTLGSAWLGLYCYVSVACGMVLPLRAAFWTIPGTAAVLLLVGLRTDEEQALNLLLLVLLIGFAMTGVSQLVRTTVELRKARATVAQLAANEERLRLARDLHDLLGHSLSLITLKSELAGRMLPGHPDKAAQQVADIEQVSRQALVDVREAVTGYRRPRLAAELAGAQVALTAAGITAAIPGEPELDGVPDESEAALAWTLREAVTNVVRHSGGTRCMVDLVRRQTLDGPVLELCVEDDGSGGPGKGPGNGLTGLAERLEKAGGTLEAGRVKRGFRLTARVPAGPVPDVGSRS encoded by the coding sequence ATGACGGACGACCCGCTCCGCGAGAACCCCGCCCGGCGGTTCTCGCCGATCGCGCTCGGCGAGACCGCCCGCACCCCGCGCGAGCTGTGGCGGCGCAAGCTGCTGTGGATCGGCGTCTGGCTGGTGTTCCTCAGCTCGCCGGTCCACGACCTCCTGTCGGGCCACCACACCACGGGCGGCACGGTGGCCGGCTGGCTGGGGCTGGCGGTCTTCGTCGCGCTCTATCTGTCGCTGCTCTTCCGCAACATGGGGGCCGCGCCCTTCGCCGACGCGACCGTCACCGCCCTGATCGGCTCCATGGCGGTGCTCGCCACCGTCCTCGGCCTCACCCTCGGCTCCGCCTGGCTCGGCCTGTACTGCTACGTCTCCGTGGCCTGCGGGATGGTGCTGCCGCTGCGGGCGGCGTTCTGGACGATCCCGGGCACGGCCGCGGTGCTTCTTCTGGTCGGGCTGCGCACCGACGAGGAGCAGGCGCTCAACCTGCTCCTGCTGGTCCTGCTCATCGGCTTCGCGATGACGGGGGTCAGCCAGCTGGTCCGCACGACGGTGGAGCTGCGCAAGGCCCGGGCCACGGTCGCCCAGCTCGCCGCGAACGAGGAACGGCTGCGCCTGGCCAGGGACCTGCACGACCTGCTGGGCCACTCGCTGTCGCTGATCACGCTGAAGAGCGAGCTGGCCGGCCGGATGCTGCCCGGACACCCCGACAAGGCCGCGCAGCAGGTCGCCGACATCGAACAGGTCAGCCGCCAGGCCCTGGTGGACGTCCGGGAGGCCGTCACCGGCTACCGGCGCCCCCGGCTGGCCGCCGAACTGGCGGGTGCGCAGGTCGCGTTGACCGCGGCGGGCATCACCGCGGCGATCCCCGGCGAGCCGGAGCTGGACGGCGTCCCCGACGAGAGCGAGGCCGCCCTCGCCTGGACCCTGCGCGAGGCGGTCACCAACGTCGTGCGGCACAGCGGCGGCACCCGTTGCATGGTGGACCTCGTGCGGCGTCAGACCCTGGACGGCCCGGTCCTCGAACTCTGCGTCGAGGACGACGGCTCCGGCGGTCCGGGCAAGGGTCCGGGCAACGGCCTCACCGGCCTCGCCGAACGGCTGGAGAAGGCCGGCGGCACCCTGGAGGCGGGCCGCGTCAAGCGCGGCTTCCGGCTGACCGCCCGGGTCCCGGCGGGCCCGGTGCCGGACGTAGGATCCCGCTCATGA
- a CDS encoding ABC transporter permease yields the protein MNGLIKLELTRALRNRKFLFFSVIYPSVLFLLIAGSASATEKVDGTGLTLPTYMMVSMASFGALTAVLMGNSERIAKERQSGWVRQLRLTTLPGRGYVLAKTASAAVVSLPSIVVVFAVAAAVKDVRLDAWQWAALTGAIWAGSLVFAALGVAIGYLATGDAVRPITMITYFGLSILGGLWMPTTTFPAWLQDVARWVPTHAYAALGQSIEQSRAPHAQDIVILAVSFALFTGGAAWLYRKDTLKA from the coding sequence GTGAACGGCCTGATCAAGCTGGAACTCACCCGCGCCCTGCGCAACCGCAAGTTCCTGTTCTTCTCGGTGATCTACCCGTCGGTCCTGTTCCTGCTCATCGCGGGCAGCGCCTCCGCCACGGAGAAGGTCGACGGCACGGGCCTGACCCTGCCCACGTACATGATGGTCTCGATGGCCTCCTTCGGCGCGCTCACGGCCGTCCTGATGGGCAACAGCGAACGCATCGCCAAGGAGCGCCAGAGCGGCTGGGTCAGGCAGTTGCGCCTGACCACGCTCCCGGGCCGCGGCTACGTCCTCGCCAAGACCGCGAGCGCGGCCGTGGTCAGCCTGCCCTCGATCGTCGTCGTCTTCGCCGTTGCCGCGGCCGTGAAGGACGTCCGGCTCGACGCCTGGCAGTGGGCCGCCCTGACCGGCGCGATCTGGGCCGGCAGCCTCGTCTTCGCCGCCCTGGGCGTGGCGATCGGCTACCTCGCGACCGGGGACGCGGTCCGCCCGATCACGATGATCACCTACTTCGGCCTGTCGATCCTCGGCGGCCTGTGGATGCCGACGACGACCTTCCCGGCCTGGTTGCAGGACGTGGCCAGGTGGGTGCCGACGCACGCGTACGCTGCCCTGGGCCAGTCCATCGAACAGAGTCGGGCCCCGCACGCCCAGGACATCGTCATCCTGGCCGTCTCCTTCGCCCTGTTCACGGGCGGCGCGGCCTGGCTGTACCGGAAGGACACGCTGAAGGCGTGA
- a CDS encoding ABC transporter ATP-binding protein, with protein sequence MTTTAPVVGFDQVSKRFGDVRAVNGLTLSLRPGETVALLGPNGAGKSTTLDLLLGLKQPDSGTVRVFGTGPREAIVAGRVGAMLQSGGLMDEVTVAELVGLACGLHPRPYRPADVLARAGIAQIADRKVDKLSGGQAQRVRFALATAGDSDLIVLDEPTTGMDVTTRQAFWATMREQADQGRTVLFATHYLEEADAIADRVLVLHRGGLLADGTAAEIKAKAGARRIAFDLEGDLDEAALRALPFVTALTLSGGTAASGAGRTVRIQSTDADATVHAVYGLGLYPRNLEVAGLGLEQAFVALTTAEEAKSE encoded by the coding sequence ATGACGACGACAGCACCGGTGGTCGGGTTCGACCAGGTGAGCAAGAGGTTCGGGGACGTACGGGCGGTGAACGGCCTGACGCTGTCCCTGCGCCCGGGGGAGACCGTGGCGCTGCTGGGGCCCAACGGGGCGGGCAAGTCGACCACCCTCGACCTGCTCCTCGGCCTGAAGCAGCCGGACAGCGGCACGGTCCGCGTCTTCGGCACCGGCCCGCGCGAGGCGATCGTCGCCGGCCGGGTCGGCGCGATGCTCCAGAGCGGCGGGCTGATGGACGAGGTCACGGTCGCCGAACTGGTGGGCCTGGCCTGCGGTCTCCACCCGCGGCCGTACCGGCCCGCCGACGTGCTGGCCCGCGCCGGCATCGCCCAGATCGCCGACCGCAAGGTCGACAAGCTCTCCGGCGGCCAGGCCCAGCGGGTCCGGTTCGCCCTCGCCACCGCCGGCGACAGCGACCTGATCGTCCTGGACGAGCCGACCACCGGCATGGACGTCACCACCCGGCAGGCCTTCTGGGCCACCATGCGCGAGCAGGCCGACCAGGGCCGCACGGTCCTGTTCGCCACCCACTACCTCGAAGAGGCCGACGCGATAGCCGACCGGGTGCTGGTCCTGCACCGGGGAGGACTGCTGGCCGACGGCACGGCGGCCGAGATCAAGGCGAAGGCGGGCGCCCGCCGGATCGCCTTCGACCTGGAGGGCGACCTCGACGAGGCCGCGCTGCGCGCCCTGCCGTTCGTCACCGCCCTGACCCTGTCCGGCGGCACCGCCGCCTCGGGCGCCGGCCGCACCGTCCGCATCCAGTCCACCGACGCCGACGCCACCGTCCACGCGGTCTACGGCCTCGGCCTCTACCCCCGCAACCTCGAGGTCGCCGGGCTGGGCCTGGAGCAGGCCTTCGTCGCCCTCACCACCGCCGAGGAGGCGAAGTCCGAGTGA